The genomic region aATAGAAGCGAATATGATTCGTAGGTAAAGAAAGGAGTTCAATGGATGTGTTTCAGGCAGGAggggaatgtataaacccatataacacactaaaggaaagggaaaaccccaaaaagcataaaagggcctctttaataagAAGATACATATACTATGTCATGAAATAGTCTAATTGATTTTCAATGAAATCAACTGTGATTTACTGTTCATTGTCAGTTTTTAATTGCAATTCTCATTAGAGTTTTCTTAAAAACTATGTTGTGTAACATAAATGTATGTCTTTGTTTCAGGCAATCACAAACTCACGGCTACCGCTAAAGTTATAGTAAAAATCTGTGAACACGAGGTGAGTATTcggaaaatatttgtatatttgaTTGACAGAAACGAGTGCTGAAACTTCATTTCATATTTCTTCTGACTCTTTAATTATAGATGAACGAGATTGAAGTCTGTCCTGAGTGCTACCTGTCTGCTTGCCAAAAGAGAGACAACTGGTTCTGTGAGCCTTGTGTAAGCTAGTTGAGTGACTTGAAGTTTCTGTTTATGATTCCACCAGATTGTTTagctttttaaacacaaatCCCTGGAATACACCAACTTAGTTCCAGTGTTTTACTGTTTGTCTGCAGAGTAACCCACACCCTCTAGTGTGGGCCAAACTGAAAGGGTTTCCATTCTGGCCTGCTAAAGCTCTGCGGGACAAAGACGGACAAGTGGATGCTCGTTTTTTTGGTCAGCATGACAGGTATCAGCCCTACAGTTACTCGGTTCCTCTTGCACAATTCAAGCTTTGTTTCTGATTTATGTTTTCATCCTTCAGGGCTTGGGTTCCTTTAAACAATTGCTACCTCATGTCCAAAGAGATTCCCTTCTCTGTGAAGAAGACTAAGAGCATCTTCAACAGTGCCATGCAAGAGATGGAGGTCTATGTGGAGAACATGAAGAAGAAGTTTGGAGTGTTTAATTATGCCCCCTTCAGGACACCATACTCTCCTGACAACAACTTCCAGATGCTGCTGGATCCCTCCAACCCCTCATCCGCCTCGATCAAATCTGAGAAGCAGGAGAAGATCAAACTGAGCTTTGATATGACGGCATCGCCCAAGATCTCTTTAGCCAGGACCATGTTGTCTGCAGCTGTAGTGGTGGGAGGGGGCACAGCAGGACGACGGCTCCCCCTCGCTGACATGCCTCGATCCCCCATGAGCACCAACTCCTCCGCCCATACTGGTTCGGATGCCGAGCAGGAGACAGCGGACAAGTCCCAGACAAAGGCTCCAAACAGCCAGTACAGTACAGGAGAAGAGTCCATGGACTGTACAGGTACCTTACCACgtgcatgttgttgttgttgttgcaacaAGTATGTTATGTCTAATGAAGAAAGACTAACATTATGTGTCTCTGAACAGCATCACCTGCCCATCCTCGACCATGTCCTGCAGGCAGTTCCTTGGACAGCCCTAAACCATTCCACTCCCCAGCTCCCAGTGTCAAGCAGGAGAAGACGCCGCCCACAGGAAGCATTCTGAACCTCAATCTAGGTGAATATTTTATGGCAATTATAaaatgtaaacggtctgcagagtcacaaaccctcaaagtacaccctgtagcaggtacaactctaacacagaaaagacccgtctgtgctgccccagaacgcctcgttgggcatttttctttttccatttttttcttcctggtcGTAGTGATGTAAGGGTCACTGTGACGTAACGgccaatccgcggacttcctcacactcacacacacactcactcactcactcactcactcactcagccttatccTTTCTCCGTCGCAGCTCCGTGGATTTCTCAgcctgaactcagcctgagcacacacacaaactcacagccaggctacgagtgtgtgtgtgctcaggctgagttcaggctgagtttcgcggtgtctcgctgtctcgcagaccccacgcagcattctcatctgtttgtccttactggtgtcattttctggctgctaacgccattgtaacacataatcactgatgttccgctgtaacggtggtggactcatcagaacagagtgggcgagctgaccaatcagagcacagtgggctcatggggaggggggggggcaggagctccaacaagccgtataggacagagagagaatacacatactatacagagatgctgtttgagaaaccaatgtgagtttggaatattgaacaatgtaaatctattttagtagacctcaacaatggaattatgatcagtagaaatggccatgacatgggaccgtTAAGTCTGttgttaccatttaaatatACATTTAGGAGATAAAAAATAAGGTTAATCAACCAATCGATCTGTTTAAGAGTAGGCCTAGGTGGAATTTCAGTCCTACAGATACATTTCTGTTTGGAATAATCTCATGTTGTGTTTTTCTAGATCGGAGTAAAGCAGAAATGGACCTAAAGGAGCTCAGTGAAACGGTTCAGCAGAAACAAGGAGCCACACCCGTCCTCACTTCTCCAAAAAGACAGATCAAGAGCCGTTTCCAGCTGAACTTGGACAAAACCATAGAGAGCTGCAAGGCACAACTGGGTCAGTAGAGCATGCATTGAATAGCGAAAAGCCATTTCTGTTGTTGATAGTCAGCAGAAGGATTGCTCTCCTAAGTAACTGAACATAGCGTTGTGATATATCCCTCCTTCTTTGTTTTGCAGGTATAGATGAGATCTCTGTTGATGTGTATAAAAGTGTGGAGCACAGTGACTCAGAAGACTCTGATAAGACTGACTCCAGTGACAGTGAGTATGCCAGTGATGAGGAGCAAAAGACCAAGGACGGTCAGGATGCAGCCTCCAATGATGACGCCCAGAAGGAGCCTATCAAAAGTAAAGGCAAAGATCAACCTTCTGTAAGCCAAGATAAGGAGGGTAAAGCCGATTCGCTAGAGACATCAGACACGGCAGAAAGCGACACCAGTGCAGCAGCGTCAGATGCTCCGAAACGAGAAAAAACGAGCGCGGATTCTGAAAAAGAGAGCCCTGTCAAGACCAAAGCAACTCCACTATCACTTCCTCTAAGGGAGAAGGTGCAGGCAAAACAAGATGCAAAACCGCCGGTGGAGGACTCTGACTCAGAGAGAGAGCTGGTTATCGACCTCGGAGAGGAACAGGGAAGCAAGGACAGGAAGAGGAGCAGGAAAGACCATACCACTCTTAAAGAGTCATCTGTTGGTAAATCTGAAGGTGAGAGTGATTATCTTTTAGCATATGTGACATGTCGTTACATAATCTTTGGCACTGGTAAATAATGTTGGTACTTTCCCTGGTAGGTAAAGCCCCGACCCCATCGACACCGTCTCAAAACAGCACAACTCCCTCCAGTGTTTCACCTATGGCCATCCCTGTCACCATGGTCTCCTTCACTGCTCCCTCTCCCTCAACCATAAGCCTCGCACCCGTGTCCAGCGCCACCGCAACacccccttcttcttcttcttcttcttcatcctcctccccaGCCTCCACCACGCCTGCTTTGAAGAAACAGCGTCCTCTGCTGCCCAGAGAGACGGTGCCGGTGGTGCAGAGAGCGGTGGTCTGGAATCCCTCCGCCAAGTTTCAGACCTCCTCGCAGAAGTGGCACATGCAGAAGGTGCAACGTCAGCAGCAGAACCAGTCGCCTGTGGCCACCATGCAGATAGAGGCGTTGTCTCCAAAGCAAGGCCAGGCTCAAGCATCAACACAGGCCACAGGGAATGGCTCCACAGCAGTatcctcatcttcctcttcaGCACCGCAGTCTTCACAAAGCACACGCTATCAGACCAGACAGGCTGTTAAAGGTAGATAAAACGTATTTCAAGTATGACTTATCACCGTGTGAAGTCCTTCATGCAATAGAAAATCCTGCTATTTACCCTTCACAGCAGGTGAGCCCTAAATATTTTCAATTGGAAAGGCCAAAACAGAAACTCATTGGTGGACtatgggctgaaaagcaaataCCTATTGCATTAACTTAGTTTGACCCACTTTGGGCAGCCCTTCTCTACAAATGTGCAAAATATTTCTCCATCCTTTTTCCATAATAATCtgaatttctgtgttttctaatTCCAGCTGTTCAACTAAAAGACTCTCCCCTCAGCACATCCATGGTCACCCTGGTTACCAGTAGTCCAGCTTCTGTTGCCATGATGGCAGCATCAAGTTTAGGCAGAGCTGCCACCTCGTCACCAGTCGCCACAGACGTGTATATCCCCACGGCCTCAGCAGAAGTAGCTGCAGACATTGCCAAGTACACAAATAAAGTTAGTATAATTGTCTGTTTACATTTGCCAAATTTACTGGACGTAGCCTAAGCCCCGGCTGATCATTAAAGAAAGCCCTGAGAGACAATTATGAGAGAATGTCAATTCTATCTAGCTTTTAAACTACATATTTCTGACTCTAACAAAAATGTGGGTTTGACGATGACAATAAAAAATAACCAGATAAGAATTGGTAGTTAAAAAAGgcctgtgttgttgtttttacaaaagATGGTGTAATTATGGAAGGTATGCATGTTTACTATTTGAAAACATGGGATCTTCAGCATTCATAATCGTATCTTGCCCAAAATAAGTATTATTACGAAATAATCTAATAATAAATTCGTACAAATATGACCGTTGCAAATATCAAAGCAAGTTGTGTTTAAAAGATGCAGGAGAATTCTCTCCTCAGACTACAATAACAtgcttggtatggctgtataaTAAACAATTCCGAGCTTTCAAAGGCACCTGAAGGCCCCTCGACAACTTCCCCATAGCGAACAGTATAAACGGCTAAAAGCGGTCAGAGTTTGCATTTTACATTCACAGTGGCTTAAAGAGAGGTTCTCTGCAAATTATGTCACTAAATCATATGCTGGTTTGTCTTAAAACGGCAGATATGAGTTAGATACAGTATTGTTGTGAAACTGGGCATGCTGGTAATTCAGAGGCAGGTGGAGGGAGCATCATGGGGGAGCATGAGAGGGAgtcggccatcttggtgacgttcGTCTGACGTAAACTAGTGAAGGCTCTGTCTGGGGCCCTCTGGTGGATGAATCACTGCACTGCAAGCATTAAGGCTGGCAAAATAAACTTGATTCTCTGAACTATGATGTTTCTTGAAAATTCCTGCCCTGAATGCCCTGCCATGAAAACTTTTTTCTTGAATGAGACTTCGCAATATAATGATTTACTCTTTTTTCAGATAATGGATGCAATCAAAGGTACAATGAATGAAATCTACAATGACCTTTCGAAGAGTACGTCAGGCAATACAATAGCAGAGGTAAGTGTTTGCTCTTGACCCTATAGAAACTAACTACTACTGTCTAGTAGACCATAACAGTGGCTTTGCATTTGGCCCTTTACATACCCTAAcccctgtttttgttttttaaccagATAAGAAGACTAAGAATCGAAATAGAAAAATTACAGTGGCTTCATCAGCAAGAGTTGTCAGAAATGAAGCACAATCTTGGTGAGAACTTCATCGACCAATGCATAAAGCCTTTTCCCCCCAAAACTATGTATGGTGTTTTTACTTCTGCTTGATCGTGTTTTTATGTACTTCAATGCAGAGCTTACAATGGCAGAGATGAGACAAAGTCTGGAACAGGAGAGAGAGCGGCTTGTGACTGAGGTGAAGAAACAGACGGAGCAGGAGAAGCAGCAAGCAGTAGACGAGACCAAGAAGAAACAGTGGTGTGCTAATTGCAGGAAGGAGGCCATCTTCTACTGCTGCTGGAACACCAGCTACTGTGATTACCCCTGTCAGCAGGCCCACTGGCCCGAACACATGAAGTCCTGCACGCAGTCAGGTATAGCATGTCCCAGCACCATCAATGTCTATATTACATCAACATATGCATTATATTCAGCCACATCACATATTAAATCTTGCATCATTTGTGTGTCATTCCTTACATTCATACTGGGAATCTTTGCACACATTTCTGCACAATGCTTCCGTCCAGCTCTTCCACTTACATTCTAATACACTGCACACATTTTTTACTGTcatttttcatattttatttgttttactttcttATTTATTGTACAAATAATGTATTTTACTTTATTATATTTGTTACAATACTTGTTATACGTAATAAGTAATCTTCCTTTGTTCAATCAACATCAACTCAAATTCCTTGTTTGTGTAAACCTACTTGAGAATTTACCTGATTCTGTATCAGTCGATGACATTAACACAAGTTTTTTTCATAAGCCTGCTCATATCTCTGTCTCAACGTCTCCTTTTCTTTGCTTGCTTCTATAATCACTGGCGACAATACACCTAACATTTtcctaaatgtaatgttttttttctccccTCACTTTTGTTCTATTTCAGCCACAGCCCCACAGCAAGAACCTGAAGCTGAGTCGACAGCAGAGCTCCCTAACAAAGGTTTAGGGCAGGCTGGAGGCCCGAGCACTCTGAGAGAAACGCCGGTCTCTGCACCGTCAGACAAAGACTGTGACATGGAAAAGAGCACTGACAACGTTGCTGTTACTTTGTCCTAAACAAGATTTCCatacttgaaaatgtaaatgtgtgtagATATTTTTTTTCCACTATAAAGATATGTCGATGTAAATTTGTCTGTTCAAGCGGCTGTTGAGGGAGCAATCTAAATCCTTtttgatatataaatatatatctatatttgTGTTTGCCTTTTTAGGCTCACATATCCCAGTGCACAGTGGTTACATTTTAAATGTGGAAACAAGACTGACAGCAGATAATAACCACTAGAGGGGGCAGTCTACAAAATGTATACTGCACATTCATGCACATTTACCAACTTTGGAGAGCTGTCAATTTACAGATCTTAAGAGCATGCCTGAGTGTCACAAAACATAATCATAGTGTTAACAGTTCCAAACTGCAAAAATGTAACCCTTCATAATGGACCACCCAGAGGTTAGATTAGACTGTTGACAGAAACGTCTGTACATTtgctattttatattttatgttaatgtatttgttattcTACTGTTGCCTGCTGTATACTGCAAAGAAACTAACAAATacaaacattttaaacaaactgtttcaatgtttacaatgcaGTTTGCAATCCAATGGCGTAGCTTTAACTATAGTGTGAGTTGGAAAATACATTCTTAAACTCAAGTTTGGATAATACCATCTGGTAAAATTGTTGGTTTATAGttgtaatttacattttaattaggGCATTAAATACAGACGCATGTGTGGTCAAAATTCTGCAATTCTGTATCAAATATCAGAAGAAGTTTGGGATTTTGACAACTTTAAGCTGCTACTCATTCCTTAACAGAATGGATGGTTCCCACTTCCCAAATGTGAAACCTGACGCATATTTGATTGGTATACGATGCGATACATTCAGTATATTAATATATTGTCTACTCCAAGTGATTAATTGAAGTGATCAAATCCAGCCACATTTCCATTTAGATTGTACATctttatttttataatataatcaaataaaaacgaaataTGCTAGCATGA from Pseudochaenichthys georgianus chromosome 5, fPseGeo1.2, whole genome shotgun sequence harbors:
- the zmynd8 gene encoding MYND-type zinc finger-containing chromatin reader ZMYND8 isoform X7; this translates as MHPQSVAEEEEKTEITSEEMEISTRSKVSDSGSAERVTHKRKISSPSHSSNGHSSAETSPCPTKKKKKPGAVSSGKDQSELRHGPFYYVKQPALTSDPVDVVPQDGRNDFYCWLCHREGQVLCCELCPRVYHAKCLKLPAEPEGDWFCPECEKITVAECIETQSKAMMMLTIEQLSYLLKFALQKMKQPGDHPRLSSRTPHAASTQRKTFNWTEPFQKPVSLEQHPDYAEYIFHPMDLCTLEKNIKKKMYGCTEAFLADAKWILHNCIIYNGGNHKLTATAKVIVKICEHEMNEIEVCPECYLSACQKRDNWFCEPCSNPHPLVWAKLKGFPFWPAKALRDKDGQVDARFFGQHDRAWVPLNNCYLMSKEIPFSVKKTKSIFNSAMQEMEVYVENMKKKFGVFNYAPFRTPYSPDNNFQMLLDPSNPSSASIKSEKQEKIKLSFDMTASPKISLARTMLSAAVVVGGGTAGRRLPLADMPRSPMSTNSSAHTGSDAEQETADKSQTKAPNSQYSTGEESMDCTASPAHPRPCPAGSSLDSPKPFHSPAPSVKQEKTPPTGSILNLNLDRSKAEMDLKELSETVQQKQGATPVLTSPKRQIKSRFQLNLDKTIESCKAQLGIDEISVDVYKSVEHSDSEDSDKTDSSDSEYASDEEQKTKDGQDAASNDDAQKEPIKSKGKDQPSVSQDKEGKADSLETSDTAESDTSAAASDAPKREKTSADSEKESPVKTKATPLSLPLREKVQAKQDAKPPVEDSDSERELVIDLGEEQGSKDRKRSRKDHTTLKESSVGKSEGKAPTPSTPSQNSTTPSSVSPMAIPVTMVSFTAPSPSTISLAPVSSATATPPSSSSSSSSSSPASTTPALKKQRPLLPRETVPVVQRAVVWNPSAKFQTSSQKWHMQKVQRQQQNQSPVATMQIEALSPKQGQAQASTQATGNGSTAVSSSSSSAPQSSQSTRYQTRQAVKAVQLKDSPLSTSMVTLVTSSPASVAMMAASSLGRAATSSPVATDVYIPTASAEVAADIAKYTNKIMDAIKGTMNEIYNDLSKSTSGNTIAEIRRLRIEIEKLQWLHQQELSEMKHNLELTMAEMRQSLEQERERLVTEVKKQTEQEKQQAVDETKKKQWCANCRKEAIFYCCWNTSYCDYPCQQAHWPEHMKSCTQSATAPQQEPEAESTAELPNKGLGQAGGPSTLRETPVSAPSDKDCDMEKSTDNVAVTLS
- the zmynd8 gene encoding MYND-type zinc finger-containing chromatin reader ZMYND8 isoform X2 produces the protein MAGLVRDPGWQRQGAVQRGVPRGINRCVAEEEEKTEITSEEMEISTRSKVSDSGSAERVTHKRKISSPSHSSNGHSSAETSPCPTKKKKKPGAVSSGKDQSELRHGPFYYVKQPALTSDPVDVVPQDGRNDFYCWLCHREGQVLCCELCPRVYHAKCLKLPAEPEGDWFCPECEKITVAECIETQSKAMMMLTIEQLSYLLKFALQKMKQPGDHPRLSSRTPHAASTQRKTFNWTEPFQKPVSLEQHPDYAEYIFHPMDLCTLEKNIKKKMYGCTEAFLADAKWILHNCIIYNGGNHKLTATAKVIVKICEHEMNEIEVCPECYLSACQKRDNWFCEPCSNPHPLVWAKLKGFPFWPAKALRDKDGQVDARFFGQHDRAWVPLNNCYLMSKEIPFSVKKTKSIFNSAMQEMEVYVENMKKKFGVFNYAPFRTPYSPDNNFQMLLDPSNPSSASIKSEKQEKIKLSFDMTASPKISLARTMLSAAVVVGGGTAGRRLPLADMPRSPMSTNSSAHTGSDAEQETADKSQTKAPNSQYSTGEESMDCTASPAHPRPCPAGSSLDSPKPFHSPAPSVKQEKTPPTGSILNLNLDRSKAEMDLKELSETVQQKQGATPVLTSPKRQIKSRFQLNLDKTIESCKAQLGIDEISVDVYKSVEHSDSEDSDKTDSSDSEYASDEEQKTKDGQDAASNDDAQKEPIKSKGKDQPSVSQDKEGKADSLETSDTAESDTSAAASDAPKREKTSADSEKESPVKTKATPLSLPLREKVQAKQDAKPPVEDSDSERELVIDLGEEQGSKDRKRSRKDHTTLKESSVGKSEGKAPTPSTPSQNSTTPSSVSPMAIPVTMVSFTAPSPSTISLAPVSSATATPPSSSSSSSSSSPASTTPALKKQRPLLPRETVPVVQRAVVWNPSAKFQTSSQKWHMQKVQRQQQNQSPVATMQIEALSPKQGQAQASTQATGNGSTAVSSSSSSAPQSSQSTRYQTRQAVKAVQLKDSPLSTSMVTLVTSSPASVAMMAASSLGRAATSSPVATDVYIPTASAEVAADIAKYTNKIMDAIKGTMNEIYNDLSKSTSGNTIAEIRRLRIEIEKLQWLHQQELSEMKHNLELTMAEMRQSLEQERERLVTEVKKQTEQEKQQAVDETKKKQWCANCRKEAIFYCCWNTSYCDYPCQQAHWPEHMKSCTQSATAPQQEPEAESTAELPNKGLGQAGGPSTLRETPVSAPSDKDCDMEKSTDNVAVTLS
- the zmynd8 gene encoding MYND-type zinc finger-containing chromatin reader ZMYND8 isoform X1; the encoded protein is MAGLVRDPGWQRQGAVQRGVPRGINRCVAEEEEKTEITSEEMEISTRSKVSDSGSAERVTHKRKISSPSHSSNGHSSAETSPCPTKKKKKPGAVSSGKDQSELRHGPFYYVKQPALTSDPVDVVPQDGRNDFYCWLCHREGQVLCCELCPRVYHAKCLKLPAEPEGDWFCPECEKITVAECIETQSKAMMMLTIEQLSYLLKFALQKMKQPGDHPRLSSRTPHAASTQRKTFNWTEPFQKPVSLEQHPDYAEYIFHPMDLCTLEKNIKKKMYGCTEAFLADAKWILHNCIIYNGGNHKLTATAKVIVKICEHEMNEIEVCPECYLSACQKRDNWFCEPCCFTVCLQSNPHPLVWAKLKGFPFWPAKALRDKDGQVDARFFGQHDRAWVPLNNCYLMSKEIPFSVKKTKSIFNSAMQEMEVYVENMKKKFGVFNYAPFRTPYSPDNNFQMLLDPSNPSSASIKSEKQEKIKLSFDMTASPKISLARTMLSAAVVVGGGTAGRRLPLADMPRSPMSTNSSAHTGSDAEQETADKSQTKAPNSQYSTGEESMDCTASPAHPRPCPAGSSLDSPKPFHSPAPSVKQEKTPPTGSILNLNLDRSKAEMDLKELSETVQQKQGATPVLTSPKRQIKSRFQLNLDKTIESCKAQLGIDEISVDVYKSVEHSDSEDSDKTDSSDSEYASDEEQKTKDGQDAASNDDAQKEPIKSKGKDQPSVSQDKEGKADSLETSDTAESDTSAAASDAPKREKTSADSEKESPVKTKATPLSLPLREKVQAKQDAKPPVEDSDSERELVIDLGEEQGSKDRKRSRKDHTTLKESSVGKSEGKAPTPSTPSQNSTTPSSVSPMAIPVTMVSFTAPSPSTISLAPVSSATATPPSSSSSSSSSSPASTTPALKKQRPLLPRETVPVVQRAVVWNPSAKFQTSSQKWHMQKVQRQQQNQSPVATMQIEALSPKQGQAQASTQATGNGSTAVSSSSSSAPQSSQSTRYQTRQAVKAVQLKDSPLSTSMVTLVTSSPASVAMMAASSLGRAATSSPVATDVYIPTASAEVAADIAKYTNKIMDAIKGTMNEIYNDLSKSTSGNTIAEIRRLRIEIEKLQWLHQQELSEMKHNLELTMAEMRQSLEQERERLVTEVKKQTEQEKQQAVDETKKKQWCANCRKEAIFYCCWNTSYCDYPCQQAHWPEHMKSCTQSATAPQQEPEAESTAELPNKGLGQAGGPSTLRETPVSAPSDKDCDMEKSTDNVAVTLS
- the zmynd8 gene encoding MYND-type zinc finger-containing chromatin reader ZMYND8 isoform X6, translating into MAGLVRDPGWQRQGAVQRGVPRGINRCVAEEEEKTEITSEEMEISTRSKVSDSGSAERVTHKRKISSPSHSSNGHSSAETSPCPTKKKKKPGAVSSGKDQSELRHGPFYYVKQPALTSDPVDVVPQDGRNDFYCWLCHREGQVLCCELCPRVYHAKCLKLPAEPEGDWFCPECEKITVAECIETQSKAMMMLTIEQLSYLLKFALQKMKQPGTEPFQKPVSLEQHPDYAEYIFHPMDLCTLEKNIKKKMYGCTEAFLADAKWILHNCIIYNGGNHKLTATAKVIVKICEHEMNEIEVCPECYLSACQKRDNWFCEPCSNPHPLVWAKLKGFPFWPAKALRDKDGQVDARFFGQHDRAWVPLNNCYLMSKEIPFSVKKTKSIFNSAMQEMEVYVENMKKKFGVFNYAPFRTPYSPDNNFQMLLDPSNPSSASIKSEKQEKIKLSFDMTASPKISLARTMLSAAVVVGGGTAGRRLPLADMPRSPMSTNSSAHTGSDAEQETADKSQTKAPNSQYSTGEESMDCTASPAHPRPCPAGSSLDSPKPFHSPAPSVKQEKTPPTGSILNLNLDRSKAEMDLKELSETVQQKQGATPVLTSPKRQIKSRFQLNLDKTIESCKAQLGIDEISVDVYKSVEHSDSEDSDKTDSSDSEYASDEEQKTKDGQDAASNDDAQKEPIKSKGKDQPSVSQDKEGKADSLETSDTAESDTSAAASDAPKREKTSADSEKESPVKTKATPLSLPLREKVQAKQDAKPPVEDSDSERELVIDLGEEQGSKDRKRSRKDHTTLKESSVGKSEGKAPTPSTPSQNSTTPSSVSPMAIPVTMVSFTAPSPSTISLAPVSSATATPPSSSSSSSSSSPASTTPALKKQRPLLPRETVPVVQRAVVWNPSAKFQTSSQKWHMQKVQRQQQNQSPVATMQIEALSPKQGQAQASTQATGNGSTAVSSSSSSAPQSSQSTRYQTRQAVKAVQLKDSPLSTSMVTLVTSSPASVAMMAASSLGRAATSSPVATDVYIPTASAEVAADIAKYTNKIMDAIKGTMNEIYNDLSKSTSGNTIAEIRRLRIEIEKLQWLHQQELSEMKHNLELTMAEMRQSLEQERERLVTEVKKQTEQEKQQAVDETKKKQWCANCRKEAIFYCCWNTSYCDYPCQQAHWPEHMKSCTQSATAPQQEPEAESTAELPNKGLGQAGGPSTLRETPVSAPSDKDCDMEKSTDNVAVTLS
- the zmynd8 gene encoding MYND-type zinc finger-containing chromatin reader ZMYND8 isoform X3, whose protein sequence is MGAAHTLHIVAEEEEKTEITSEEMEISTRSKVSDSGSAERVTHKRKISSPSHSSNGHSSAETSPCPTKKKKKPGAVSSGKDQSELRHGPFYYVKQPALTSDPVDVVPQDGRNDFYCWLCHREGQVLCCELCPRVYHAKCLKLPAEPEGDWFCPECEKITVAECIETQSKAMMMLTIEQLSYLLKFALQKMKQPGDHPRLSSRTPHAASTQRKTFNWTEPFQKPVSLEQHPDYAEYIFHPMDLCTLEKNIKKKMYGCTEAFLADAKWILHNCIIYNGGNHKLTATAKVIVKICEHEMNEIEVCPECYLSACQKRDNWFCEPCCFTVCLQSNPHPLVWAKLKGFPFWPAKALRDKDGQVDARFFGQHDRAWVPLNNCYLMSKEIPFSVKKTKSIFNSAMQEMEVYVENMKKKFGVFNYAPFRTPYSPDNNFQMLLDPSNPSSASIKSEKQEKIKLSFDMTASPKISLARTMLSAAVVVGGGTAGRRLPLADMPRSPMSTNSSAHTGSDAEQETADKSQTKAPNSQYSTGEESMDCTASPAHPRPCPAGSSLDSPKPFHSPAPSVKQEKTPPTGSILNLNLDRSKAEMDLKELSETVQQKQGATPVLTSPKRQIKSRFQLNLDKTIESCKAQLGIDEISVDVYKSVEHSDSEDSDKTDSSDSEYASDEEQKTKDGQDAASNDDAQKEPIKSKGKDQPSVSQDKEGKADSLETSDTAESDTSAAASDAPKREKTSADSEKESPVKTKATPLSLPLREKVQAKQDAKPPVEDSDSERELVIDLGEEQGSKDRKRSRKDHTTLKESSVGKSEGKAPTPSTPSQNSTTPSSVSPMAIPVTMVSFTAPSPSTISLAPVSSATATPPSSSSSSSSSSPASTTPALKKQRPLLPRETVPVVQRAVVWNPSAKFQTSSQKWHMQKVQRQQQNQSPVATMQIEALSPKQGQAQASTQATGNGSTAVSSSSSSAPQSSQSTRYQTRQAVKAVQLKDSPLSTSMVTLVTSSPASVAMMAASSLGRAATSSPVATDVYIPTASAEVAADIAKYTNKIMDAIKGTMNEIYNDLSKSTSGNTIAEIRRLRIEIEKLQWLHQQELSEMKHNLELTMAEMRQSLEQERERLVTEVKKQTEQEKQQAVDETKKKQWCANCRKEAIFYCCWNTSYCDYPCQQAHWPEHMKSCTQSATAPQQEPEAESTAELPNKGLGQAGGPSTLRETPVSAPSDKDCDMEKSTDNVAVTLS
- the zmynd8 gene encoding MYND-type zinc finger-containing chromatin reader ZMYND8 isoform X4, whose translation is MHPQSVAEEEEKTEITSEEMEISTRSKVSDSGSAERVTHKRKISSPSHSSNGHSSAETSPCPTKKKKKPGAVSSGKDQSELRHGPFYYVKQPALTSDPVDVVPQDGRNDFYCWLCHREGQVLCCELCPRVYHAKCLKLPAEPEGDWFCPECEKITVAECIETQSKAMMMLTIEQLSYLLKFALQKMKQPGDHPRLSSRTPHAASTQRKTFNWTEPFQKPVSLEQHPDYAEYIFHPMDLCTLEKNIKKKMYGCTEAFLADAKWILHNCIIYNGGNHKLTATAKVIVKICEHEMNEIEVCPECYLSACQKRDNWFCEPCCFTVCLQSNPHPLVWAKLKGFPFWPAKALRDKDGQVDARFFGQHDRAWVPLNNCYLMSKEIPFSVKKTKSIFNSAMQEMEVYVENMKKKFGVFNYAPFRTPYSPDNNFQMLLDPSNPSSASIKSEKQEKIKLSFDMTASPKISLARTMLSAAVVVGGGTAGRRLPLADMPRSPMSTNSSAHTGSDAEQETADKSQTKAPNSQYSTGEESMDCTASPAHPRPCPAGSSLDSPKPFHSPAPSVKQEKTPPTGSILNLNLDRSKAEMDLKELSETVQQKQGATPVLTSPKRQIKSRFQLNLDKTIESCKAQLGIDEISVDVYKSVEHSDSEDSDKTDSSDSEYASDEEQKTKDGQDAASNDDAQKEPIKSKGKDQPSVSQDKEGKADSLETSDTAESDTSAAASDAPKREKTSADSEKESPVKTKATPLSLPLREKVQAKQDAKPPVEDSDSERELVIDLGEEQGSKDRKRSRKDHTTLKESSVGKSEGKAPTPSTPSQNSTTPSSVSPMAIPVTMVSFTAPSPSTISLAPVSSATATPPSSSSSSSSSSPASTTPALKKQRPLLPRETVPVVQRAVVWNPSAKFQTSSQKWHMQKVQRQQQNQSPVATMQIEALSPKQGQAQASTQATGNGSTAVSSSSSSAPQSSQSTRYQTRQAVKAVQLKDSPLSTSMVTLVTSSPASVAMMAASSLGRAATSSPVATDVYIPTASAEVAADIAKYTNKIMDAIKGTMNEIYNDLSKSTSGNTIAEIRRLRIEIEKLQWLHQQELSEMKHNLELTMAEMRQSLEQERERLVTEVKKQTEQEKQQAVDETKKKQWCANCRKEAIFYCCWNTSYCDYPCQQAHWPEHMKSCTQSATAPQQEPEAESTAELPNKGLGQAGGPSTLRETPVSAPSDKDCDMEKSTDNVAVTLS